From a single Streptomyces sp. NBC_01264 genomic region:
- a CDS encoding M1 family metallopeptidase, whose translation MDHRVLSRLAAPAVAAVLALTSGCTGETVQGRPGASGVRDPFFPKAGNGGYQVEHYSLDLDYDPADGQLHATAVITARAEQGLSSFNLDLSGLEVEGVSVQGVGARFNRSGNELTVRPAEDLERGEVFRTEVDYSGRPKAVTDPDGSKEGWIVTPGGEGAVAVGEPVGSMAWFPGNHHPSDKATYDITVTVPRGYEAVSNGELRSRTREDEGRTVFAWHSAEPMASYLATVAVGKFEVTTGRTASGIPVYTAVAPGEAAASAAALARLPEMVEWGSRRFGPYPFSATGAIVLPAHSLGYALETQTRPVFPGAPGSEELVLHELAHQWFGDSVSPKSWKDMWLNEGFATYAEWLWSEDHGGPSAQEHFDAYVAGDTSVDGAADSDWGAFPPAAPRSPKEISGSPVYGRGAMVLQRVRQEVGDEKFFALVRGWAADHRHGNASTADFTAYAEESTGRDLSEVWDVWLYGKDRPKAPAKASTKAP comes from the coding sequence GTGGATCACCGCGTTCTCTCCCGCCTGGCCGCCCCCGCCGTCGCCGCCGTACTCGCCCTCACCTCGGGCTGTACGGGGGAGACCGTGCAGGGGCGGCCGGGTGCGTCGGGGGTGCGCGACCCGTTCTTCCCCAAGGCCGGCAACGGCGGTTACCAGGTCGAGCACTACTCCCTGGACCTCGATTACGACCCGGCCGACGGGCAGTTGCACGCCACCGCCGTCATCACCGCCCGTGCCGAGCAGGGGCTCAGCTCCTTCAACCTCGATCTCAGCGGGCTGGAGGTGGAGGGGGTGAGCGTGCAGGGCGTCGGGGCCCGCTTCAACCGCAGCGGCAACGAGCTGACGGTGCGCCCCGCCGAGGATCTGGAGCGGGGGGAGGTCTTCCGTACGGAGGTCGACTACTCCGGCCGGCCCAAGGCCGTCACCGACCCGGACGGGTCCAAGGAGGGGTGGATCGTCACCCCGGGCGGCGAGGGCGCGGTCGCGGTCGGCGAACCCGTCGGGTCGATGGCCTGGTTCCCGGGCAACCACCACCCGAGCGACAAGGCCACGTACGACATCACGGTGACCGTCCCCCGCGGGTACGAGGCCGTGTCCAACGGCGAGCTGCGTTCCCGTACGCGGGAGGACGAGGGGCGGACCGTGTTCGCCTGGCACTCCGCGGAGCCGATGGCGAGCTACCTGGCGACCGTGGCCGTCGGGAAGTTCGAGGTGACGACCGGGCGGACCGCCTCCGGGATCCCGGTGTACACGGCGGTCGCGCCGGGGGAGGCGGCGGCGAGCGCGGCCGCGCTGGCGCGGCTGCCCGAGATGGTGGAGTGGGGCAGCCGGCGGTTCGGCCCGTACCCCTTCTCCGCGACGGGCGCGATCGTGCTGCCCGCGCACAGCCTCGGCTACGCGCTGGAGACGCAGACCCGGCCGGTGTTCCCGGGGGCGCCCGGCAGCGAGGAACTGGTGCTGCACGAGCTGGCGCACCAGTGGTTCGGGGACTCGGTGTCGCCGAAGTCCTGGAAGGACATGTGGCTCAACGAGGGGTTCGCGACCTACGCCGAGTGGCTGTGGTCCGAGGACCACGGCGGTCCGAGCGCGCAGGAGCACTTCGACGCCTACGTCGCGGGGGACACGAGCGTCGACGGCGCGGCGGACTCGGACTGGGGGGCCTTCCCGCCGGCCGCCCCGCGGAGCCCGAAGGAGATCTCCGGGTCCCCGGTGTACGGGCGCGGGGCGATGGTCCTGCAACGGGTCCGGCAGGAGGTCGGCGACGAGAAGTTCTTCGCCCTCGTACGCGGCTGGGCCGCCGACCACCGGCACGGGAACGCGAGCACGGCCGATTTCACCGCCTACGCGGAGGAGAGCACGGGCCGTGATCTGTCGGAGGTCTGGGACGTGTGGCTGTACGGGAAGGACCGCCCGAAGGCGC
- a CDS encoding GlcG/HbpS family heme-binding protein: MKTRTRVLTGTAVAVALGAGALGAVSANAAPASAPAAAPVAVAKKDGDKKNLTTSTHLTIDAATRAAQAALDAAEQENQKVTVAVVDRNGNTIVTLRGDGAGPQSYESAQRKAFTAVSWNAPTSVLAGRLAQTPNLKDIPGTLFLGGGTPVQADGAPVAGVGVAGAPSGDLDEKFAKAGVDALNK, from the coding sequence ATGAAGACCCGCACCCGCGTTCTCACCGGTACCGCCGTCGCCGTCGCCCTCGGCGCGGGAGCCCTCGGCGCGGTCAGCGCCAACGCCGCCCCGGCCTCCGCTCCGGCCGCCGCCCCCGTCGCCGTCGCGAAGAAGGACGGCGACAAGAAGAACCTCACCACCTCCACGCACCTCACCATCGACGCCGCCACCCGCGCCGCCCAGGCCGCGCTGGACGCCGCCGAGCAGGAGAACCAGAAGGTGACCGTCGCCGTCGTCGACCGCAACGGCAACACCATCGTCACGCTGCGCGGCGACGGCGCGGGCCCGCAGTCCTACGAGTCGGCGCAGCGCAAGGCGTTCACCGCCGTGTCCTGGAACGCCCCGACCTCGGTGCTCGCCGGCCGCCTCGCGCAGACCCCGAACCTGAAGGACATCCCCGGCACCCTCTTCCTCGGCGGCGGCACCCCCGTCCAGGCCGATGGCGCCCCCGTCGCGGGTGTCGGCGTGGCCGGCGCCCCGAGCGGTGACCTGGACGAGAAGTTCGCCAAGGCCGGCGTGGACGCCCTCAACAAGTAG
- a CDS encoding sensor histidine kinase, which translates to MHTAFFLLLGASVARFLLRHPDEPRTPWIIALSITLALLYVLGPALGAAPTLRRLLWLGVVVTVWVVLVVLAPSFAWCAVPLFYTALRTLPPRAAVVLVALLTVFVVAAQLRLAQTSDPGEPFDPNLLLAPPAVAALATAVFVHMERQAAAQRTLIDDLIRTRRELAATERRAGTLAERQRLSMEIHDTLAQHLSSQQMLLQAADRTWDTHPGTARAHVRTATDITARGLAEARRLVHDLAPAELAGGAGLPDALRALDAGPEIEVRFHLEGAPVPLPARAEQALLRIAQGALANVREHSGARTAALTLSFLGDQVVLDVADDGHGFSPTRSTAGERGHGLPAMRARVRQLGGALTIESTAGEGTVLSASIPLESTP; encoded by the coding sequence ATGCACACCGCCTTCTTCCTCCTCCTCGGCGCCTCCGTGGCCCGCTTCCTCCTCCGCCACCCCGACGAACCCCGCACCCCGTGGATCATCGCCCTCAGCATCACCCTGGCCCTGCTCTACGTACTCGGCCCCGCCCTCGGCGCCGCCCCCACCCTGCGCCGCCTCCTCTGGCTCGGCGTGGTCGTCACCGTCTGGGTGGTCCTCGTCGTCCTCGCGCCGAGCTTCGCCTGGTGCGCCGTACCGCTCTTCTACACGGCCCTGCGCACCCTCCCGCCCCGCGCGGCCGTCGTCCTCGTGGCCCTGCTCACCGTGTTCGTCGTCGCGGCCCAGCTCCGCCTCGCCCAGACCTCCGACCCGGGCGAGCCCTTCGACCCCAACCTCCTCCTCGCCCCGCCCGCCGTCGCCGCCCTCGCCACCGCCGTCTTCGTCCACATGGAGCGGCAGGCGGCAGCCCAGCGGACCCTGATCGACGACCTGATCCGCACCCGCCGGGAACTGGCCGCCACCGAACGCCGCGCCGGCACCCTCGCCGAACGCCAGCGCCTCTCGATGGAGATCCACGACACCCTGGCGCAGCACCTGTCCAGCCAGCAGATGCTCCTCCAAGCGGCCGACCGCACCTGGGACACCCATCCGGGCACCGCCCGCGCGCACGTCCGTACCGCCACCGACATCACCGCACGCGGCCTCGCCGAGGCCCGCCGCCTGGTCCACGACCTCGCGCCGGCCGAACTCGCCGGCGGCGCCGGCCTCCCGGACGCCCTGCGCGCGCTGGACGCGGGCCCCGAGATCGAGGTCCGCTTCCACCTGGAGGGTGCACCGGTCCCCCTCCCCGCCCGCGCGGAGCAGGCGCTGCTGCGCATCGCTCAGGGTGCGCTGGCGAACGTACGGGAGCACTCGGGGGCCCGTACCGCGGCCCTCACGCTGAGCTTCCTGGGCGACCAGGTCGTCCTGGACGTCGCCGACGACGGCCACGGCTTCTCCCCGACCCGCTCCACCGCGGGGGAACGCGGCCACGGCCTCCCCGCGATGCGCGCCCGCGTCCGCCAGCTCGGCGGCGCCCTGACCATCGAATCCACCGCGGGCGAGGGCACTGTCCTCTCGGCGTCGATCCCCCTGGAGTCCACCCCATGA
- a CDS encoding response regulator: MTTILLCDDHVVVRAGLLALLGSEPDIEVLGEAGSGEEAVALAAKLRPDVVLMDLQLGEGIDGVEATRRITATPNPPHVLVLTTYDTDADITRAIGAGATGYLLKAERPEELFAAIHSAAQGRTTLSAPVASRVMAHMRGGNRPTLTDRELDILGQLARGLGNRDIARALFISEATVKTHLGRIYDKLGVDTRAGAVSVAKEQRLLP; the protein is encoded by the coding sequence ATGACCACGATCCTGCTCTGCGACGACCACGTCGTGGTCCGTGCCGGCCTGCTGGCCCTGCTCGGCAGCGAACCGGACATCGAGGTGCTCGGCGAGGCGGGCAGCGGCGAGGAGGCGGTCGCGCTCGCGGCCAAACTCCGCCCCGACGTGGTCCTGATGGACCTCCAGCTCGGCGAGGGCATCGACGGCGTGGAGGCCACCCGCCGCATCACCGCCACCCCGAACCCCCCGCACGTCCTGGTCCTGACCACGTACGACACCGACGCGGACATCACCCGGGCCATCGGCGCGGGCGCCACGGGCTACCTCCTGAAGGCGGAACGCCCCGAGGAGCTGTTCGCCGCGATCCACTCCGCCGCCCAGGGCCGCACCACGCTCTCCGCCCCCGTCGCCAGCCGCGTGATGGCCCACATGCGCGGCGGCAACCGGCCCACCCTGACCGACCGCGAGCTCGACATCCTCGGCCAGCTCGCCCGCGGCCTCGGCAACCGCGACATCGCCCGCGCCCTCTTCATCAGCGAGGCCACGGTCAAGACCCACCTGGGCCGCATCTACGACAAGCTCGGCGTCGACACCCGCGCGGGCGCGGTCTCGGTGGCCAAGGAGCAGCGCCTCCTCCCCTGA
- a CDS encoding nuclear transport factor 2 family protein, with protein MPTTDFAPERRRMLTMLGTGAAVAGLGALATATPAAATSAAASDELSTAASYGSGPAGSAEDELAINRLLETYLFAVDTKDKTLFRTLFTEDATLTVMAHPDGTAGIVKSGIEAVVANLDGAAAWGYSTHVTANASLRVTGRYTATGDSHATAQLVYPATATAPETVVVRGIRYRDEYVRSAGVWKIRKRVFSPLWQYNGTAVQIAYPN; from the coding sequence ATGCCGACCACCGATTTCGCCCCGGAACGCCGCCGCATGCTCACGATGCTGGGCACCGGCGCCGCCGTAGCCGGGCTCGGCGCCCTCGCTACCGCGACGCCCGCCGCCGCGACGTCCGCCGCCGCGTCCGATGAGCTCTCGACCGCCGCCTCCTACGGCTCCGGCCCGGCCGGCTCCGCGGAGGACGAGCTGGCGATCAACCGCCTGCTGGAGACCTACCTCTTCGCCGTGGACACCAAGGACAAGACGCTCTTCCGGACCCTCTTCACCGAAGACGCCACCCTCACCGTCATGGCCCACCCCGACGGCACCGCCGGCATCGTCAAGTCCGGCATCGAGGCGGTCGTCGCCAACCTCGACGGCGCGGCGGCCTGGGGCTACTCCACCCACGTCACGGCCAACGCCTCCCTCCGCGTCACCGGCCGGTACACCGCGACCGGCGACAGCCACGCCACCGCCCAGCTCGTGTACCCGGCCACCGCCACCGCCCCGGAGACCGTCGTCGTACGCGGCATCCGCTACCGCGACGAGTACGTGAGGTCCGCGGGCGTCTGGAAGATCCGCAAGCGCGTCTTCTCCCCGCTCTGGCAGTACAACGGCACCGCGGTCCAGATCGCGTACCCGAACTGA
- a CDS encoding response regulator — protein sequence MDDHPVVRAGLRALLGGCPEFEVCGEAADGGAALRMVRELGPELVLMDIRMGSGMCGVETTRRIGRLPAPPRVVVLSSYESDAYVVRAVEAGVAGYLLKGSPPDLLFQALRTVAAGESALSPSVVSRLMSRYRAPSAALTARETEILELIATGRSNREIGSALFISGTTVKTHLVHVYEKLGVENRTAAVRAAVDRGLIGLG from the coding sequence GTGGACGATCATCCCGTCGTCCGGGCGGGGCTGCGGGCGCTGCTCGGCGGGTGTCCCGAGTTCGAGGTGTGCGGTGAGGCCGCGGACGGGGGCGCCGCGCTGCGGATGGTGCGCGAGCTGGGTCCCGAGCTGGTGCTGATGGACATCCGGATGGGCTCGGGGATGTGCGGGGTGGAGACCACGCGGCGGATCGGGCGGCTGCCCGCGCCGCCCCGGGTGGTCGTGCTCAGCAGCTACGAGTCCGACGCGTACGTCGTACGGGCCGTGGAGGCGGGTGTGGCGGGGTACCTGCTGAAGGGGTCCCCGCCCGACCTGCTGTTCCAGGCGCTGCGGACGGTCGCGGCGGGGGAGTCGGCGCTGTCGCCCTCGGTGGTCTCGCGGCTGATGAGCCGCTACCGGGCGCCGAGTGCGGCGCTGACGGCCCGGGAGACCGAGATCCTGGAGCTGATCGCGACGGGCCGCTCCAACCGGGAGATCGGCTCGGCCCTGTTCATCAGCGGGACGACGGTCAAGACGCACCTCGTGCACGTCTACGAGAAGCTCGGGGTGGAGAACCGTACGGCGGCCGTGCGTGCGGCCGTCGACCGGGGGCTCATCGGACTGGGGTGA
- a CDS encoding sensor histidine kinase, translating into MGGAGGQAEAVVAGVLRERHRLAAELHDTVAQGLTSMYLMLDAADRAWTREPVRARQLVRQAAAAARENLAEARRIIHDLAPAELERGTLADALCELCAGTEGARFRLEGEPRPVPGRVEAAVLRAAQGALANVRRHARASVVVVTLTYQPYVLALDVWDDGVGFDPAGAAAARPGGDGLRLLRRRIAYLGGTATVESGPGGGGTVVSVSLPVPVPVPVPKPVPMPAPVSAPGQGLRPGAGSA; encoded by the coding sequence GTGGGGGGAGCCGGGGGGCAGGCGGAGGCCGTGGTGGCCGGGGTGCTGCGGGAGCGCCACCGGCTCGCGGCCGAGTTGCACGACACCGTGGCGCAGGGGCTGACCAGCATGTACCTGATGCTCGACGCGGCCGACCGGGCGTGGACCCGGGAGCCGGTCCGGGCCCGCCAGCTGGTCCGGCAGGCCGCCGCCGCGGCGCGCGAGAACCTCGCCGAGGCCCGGCGCATCATCCACGACCTGGCTCCGGCGGAGCTGGAGCGGGGGACCCTGGCCGATGCCCTGTGCGAGCTGTGCGCGGGGACGGAGGGGGCCCGGTTCCGGCTGGAGGGGGAACCCCGGCCGGTGCCGGGCCGGGTCGAGGCCGCGGTGCTGCGGGCGGCCCAGGGCGCCCTGGCCAACGTACGCCGGCACGCGCGGGCCTCCGTCGTCGTGGTGACGCTGACCTATCAGCCGTACGTACTCGCGCTCGACGTGTGGGACGACGGCGTCGGCTTCGATCCGGCCGGCGCCGCGGCCGCGCGCCCGGGTGGGGACGGGCTGCGACTGCTGCGCCGCCGCATCGCGTACCTGGGGGGTACGGCGACGGTGGAGAGCGGTCCGGGTGGGGGAGGGACGGTGGTGTCGGTCTCCCTGCCGGTGCCGGTGCCGGTGCCGGTGCCGAAGCCGGTGCCGATGCCGGCGCCTGTGTCCGCTCCCGGGCAGGGCTTGAGACCGGGGGCGGGGTCCGCGTGA
- a CDS encoding pentapeptide repeat-containing protein, with translation MARNGQQQTVKAARRPEVRLPELSGWEDVELEPDGDYDGLEFVEVDLADGDGRGARFMDCALRRCVLDRTGLAKVRILDSVLDGVRGVGTDLSDASLRDVELLDARLGGVQLHGAVLERVLVRGGKIDYLNLRTALLRDVVFEGCVLVEPDFGGAVLERVEFRDCEVRAVDFTGARMTDVDLRGARALEIARGVDALAGAVISAGQLFELAPAMAAQLGLRVVP, from the coding sequence ATGGCGCGAAACGGGCAGCAGCAGACGGTGAAGGCGGCGCGGCGGCCGGAGGTGCGGTTGCCCGAGCTCAGCGGGTGGGAGGACGTGGAGCTGGAGCCGGACGGGGACTACGACGGGCTGGAGTTCGTCGAGGTGGACCTGGCGGACGGGGACGGGCGGGGGGCCCGGTTCATGGACTGCGCGCTACGGCGCTGCGTGCTGGACCGGACCGGGCTGGCGAAGGTGCGGATCCTGGACTCGGTGCTGGACGGCGTCCGGGGGGTGGGGACGGACCTGTCGGACGCCTCGCTGCGCGACGTGGAACTGCTGGACGCCCGGCTGGGCGGGGTGCAGCTGCACGGGGCGGTGCTGGAGCGGGTGCTCGTACGCGGCGGCAAGATCGACTACCTGAACCTGCGCACGGCGCTGCTCAGGGACGTGGTCTTCGAGGGCTGCGTGCTGGTGGAGCCGGACTTCGGGGGCGCGGTGCTGGAGCGGGTGGAGTTCCGGGACTGCGAGGTGCGGGCGGTGGACTTCACGGGGGCGCGGATGACGGACGTGGACCTGCGGGGGGCGCGGGCGCTGGAGATCGCGCGGGGGGTGGACGCGCTGGCCGGGGCGGTGATCAGTGCGGGGCAGCTGTTCGAGCTAGCTCCGGCGATGGCTGCGCAGCTGGGGCTGAGGGTGGTCCCGTAG
- a CDS encoding zinc-binding dehydrogenase, which yields MRAVRLHAFGPAENLTLESVLRPVPAPGQVRIAVAAAGVHLLDTALRRGVQGPPAPLPELPTVPGREVAGTVDALGPGTDPAWLGQPVVVHLGFAPGGYAEYAVADAARLHPVPAGLDPATAVAMIGTGRTTLGILQFAELGPGSVALVPAAAGGIGTLLVQYAQHAGATVVALAGGPAKTARATANGADLALDYTAPDWADTFRAHHPDGATVLFDSVGGAVARTALGLLRAGAQHLVFGWSGGPLALTDTEQAALDARGITTQNVLGPAMLRRAGGEDPLRLLETRALAEAATGRLRPALQRYPLAEAAAAHRDLETRATTGKVVLEP from the coding sequence ATGCGCGCCGTCCGCCTCCACGCCTTCGGCCCCGCCGAGAACCTCACCCTCGAGTCCGTCCTCCGCCCCGTCCCCGCCCCCGGCCAGGTCCGCATCGCCGTCGCCGCCGCCGGCGTCCACCTCCTGGACACCGCCCTGCGCCGCGGCGTCCAGGGCCCGCCCGCGCCCCTGCCCGAACTGCCGACCGTCCCCGGCCGCGAGGTCGCCGGCACCGTCGACGCGCTCGGCCCCGGCACGGACCCCGCATGGCTCGGGCAGCCCGTCGTCGTCCACCTCGGCTTCGCCCCCGGCGGCTACGCCGAGTACGCCGTCGCCGACGCCGCCCGACTGCACCCCGTCCCGGCCGGCCTCGACCCCGCCACCGCCGTCGCCATGATCGGCACCGGCCGCACCACGCTGGGCATCCTCCAGTTCGCCGAGCTCGGCCCCGGCTCCGTCGCCCTGGTCCCGGCCGCCGCGGGCGGCATCGGCACCCTGCTGGTCCAGTACGCCCAGCACGCCGGAGCCACCGTCGTCGCCCTCGCCGGCGGCCCCGCCAAAACCGCCCGGGCCACCGCCAACGGCGCCGACCTCGCCCTCGACTACACCGCCCCGGACTGGGCCGACACCTTCCGCGCCCACCACCCCGACGGCGCCACCGTCCTCTTCGACTCCGTCGGCGGCGCCGTCGCCCGCACTGCCCTCGGCCTGCTCCGCGCAGGCGCCCAGCACCTCGTCTTCGGCTGGTCCGGCGGCCCCCTCGCCCTCACCGACACCGAGCAGGCCGCCCTGGACGCCCGCGGCATCACCACGCAGAACGTCCTCGGCCCCGCCATGCTCCGGCGGGCCGGCGGCGAAGACCCCCTGCGCCTCCTCGAAACCCGCGCCCTCGCCGAAGCCGCCACCGGCCGCCTGCGGCCCGCCCTCCAGCGCTACCCCCTCGCCGAAGCCGCCGCGGCCCACCGCGACCTGGAAACCCGCGCCACCACCGGCAAGGTCGTCCTGGAACCCTGA
- a CDS encoding GNAT family N-acetyltransferase, whose amino-acid sequence MIRSAVLSDVPVIHAMIRELAEYEKVPHEARATEEQLREALFGERPAAFAHLAVTEEGEAVGFSLWFLSFSTWRGVHGIYLEDLYVRPGVRGGGHGKALLRELARICVERGYERLEWSVLKWNEPTIAFYEALGARPQDEWSVYRLTDGALAELGGE is encoded by the coding sequence ATGATCCGTAGCGCCGTCCTCAGCGACGTACCCGTCATCCACGCCATGATCCGCGAGCTCGCGGAGTACGAGAAGGTGCCGCACGAGGCACGCGCCACCGAGGAGCAGTTGCGGGAGGCGCTGTTCGGGGAGCGGCCGGCGGCGTTCGCGCACCTGGCGGTGACGGAGGAGGGCGAGGCGGTCGGGTTCTCGCTGTGGTTCCTCAGCTTCTCGACGTGGCGCGGGGTGCACGGGATCTACCTGGAGGACCTGTACGTCCGCCCGGGCGTGCGCGGTGGCGGCCACGGGAAGGCGCTGCTGCGGGAGTTGGCGCGGATCTGCGTGGAGCGCGGGTACGAGCGGCTGGAGTGGTCGGTCCTGAAGTGGAACGAGCCGACGATCGCCTTCTACGAGGCCCTGGGTGCGCGGCCGCAGGACGAGTGGTCGGTGTACCGGCTGACCGACGGGGCGCTGGCGGAGCTCGGGGGCGAGTAG
- a CDS encoding aminoglycoside phosphotransferase family protein has protein sequence MRDNGAAGREFVDALPGRVAAFLERWELRVTGPGMYGVTALVLPVVRADGTAAALKLPALDEENAGEALALRAWAGEGCVRLLADDAETGVLLLERLDEGRPLSALAVRDSGRAVEVVGGLLARLTAVPAPAGVRRLGDVTTAMLEAVPGALARLGEGRERGLVADCAAALAEVAGEPGDRLLHWDLHYDNVLAGGREPWLAIDPKPLAGDPGFELLPALVNNFRAGEVRWRFESLAEAVGADRERARAWTLGRVLQNCLWDVEDGDRPAGVQLGIAESLLGRGGAGKGGRRGDS, from the coding sequence GTGCGGGACAACGGTGCGGCCGGGCGGGAGTTCGTCGACGCGTTGCCCGGGCGGGTGGCCGCTTTCCTGGAGCGGTGGGAGCTACGGGTGACCGGGCCCGGGATGTACGGGGTGACGGCCCTGGTGCTGCCGGTGGTGCGGGCCGACGGGACGGCGGCGGCGCTGAAGCTGCCGGCGCTGGACGAGGAGAACGCGGGGGAGGCGCTCGCGCTGCGCGCGTGGGCCGGGGAGGGCTGCGTACGGCTGCTGGCGGACGACGCGGAGACCGGCGTGCTGCTGCTGGAGCGCCTGGACGAGGGCAGGCCGCTGTCGGCCCTGGCCGTACGGGACTCCGGGCGGGCGGTGGAGGTGGTCGGAGGGTTGCTGGCCCGGCTGACGGCGGTCCCGGCGCCGGCCGGGGTGCGGCGGCTGGGGGACGTGACGACGGCGATGCTGGAGGCGGTGCCGGGGGCGCTGGCCCGGCTGGGGGAGGGCCGGGAGCGGGGGCTCGTCGCGGACTGCGCGGCGGCGCTCGCGGAGGTGGCGGGGGAGCCGGGGGACCGGCTGCTGCACTGGGACCTGCACTACGACAACGTCCTGGCGGGCGGCCGCGAGCCGTGGCTGGCCATCGATCCGAAGCCGCTGGCCGGTGATCCGGGGTTCGAGCTGCTGCCGGCGCTGGTCAACAACTTCCGTGCCGGCGAGGTGCGGTGGCGCTTCGAGTCGCTCGCGGAGGCGGTGGGGGCGGACCGGGAACGGGCGCGGGCGTGGACGCTGGGTCGGGTGCTGCAGAACTGCCTGTGGGACGTGGAGGACGGGGACCGGCCGGCGGGGGTGCAGCTGGGGATCGCGGAGTCGCTGCTGGGGCGGGGTGGGGCAGGGAAGGGCGGCCGGCGCGGTGACTCGTAG